One Methanocaldococcus villosus KIN24-T80 genomic window carries:
- a CDS encoding ATP-binding protein has translation MIIAVSGKGGVGKTAFTTLLIKALSKKTNSILVVDADPDSNLPETLGVEVEKTVGDIREELKKAIEENKDIGMSKIDYLKSKVYEILVETDNYDLLVMGRPEGSGCYCSVNNWLRQIIDELSKYYEYVVIDTEAGLEHLSRRTTQNVDTMIVITDPSKRGLGTAKRIKKLANELEVKFKDIYVVANKVKPEHEKLIEEYAKELKLNLIGKLPYNKEIAEYDLKGIPLWYLPEDNEVYKKVKEIVDKYF, from the coding sequence ATGATTATTGCTGTTAGTGGTAAAGGAGGAGTTGGAAAGACAGCATTTACAACCTTACTAATTAAAGCTTTATCAAAAAAAACTAATAGTATATTAGTAGTTGATGCTGATCCTGATAGTAATCTTCCAGAAACTTTAGGTGTTGAAGTAGAAAAAACTGTTGGAGATATTAGAGAAGAGTTGAAAAAGGCTATTGAAGAAAATAAAGATATAGGTATGAGTAAGATTGATTATTTAAAAAGTAAAGTTTATGAAATTTTAGTAGAGACTGATAACTATGATCTCTTAGTTATGGGAAGACCAGAAGGTTCAGGGTGTTACTGTAGTGTAAATAATTGGCTTAGGCAGATAATTGATGAGTTATCTAAATATTATGAATATGTTGTTATTGATACTGAAGCAGGTTTAGAGCATTTGAGTAGAAGAACTACACAGAATGTAGATACAATGATTGTTATAACAGATCCATCAAAAAGGGGTTTAGGTACTGCTAAGAGAATAAAGAAACTTGCTAATGAATTAGAAGTTAAATTCAAAGATATATATGTTGTAGCTAATAAAGTAAAACCTGAGCATGAAAAGTTAATAGAAGAGTATGCCAAAGAATTAAAATTAAATTTAATAGGTAAATTACCATATAACAAAGAGATAGCTGAATATGATTTGAAAGGGATTCCTCTTTGGTATTTACCAGAAGATAATGAAGTTTATAAAAAAGTTAAAGAGATAGTTGATAAATATTTTTAG
- a CDS encoding prephenate dehydrogenase — protein MIISIIGGTDGLGKWFARYLKGKGFDVIVTGRDVEKGKKVERELGVKFINDNIEAAKKADIVIIAVPINVTEKVIKEVAPHVRDGCLLMDITSIKEIPTKAMEEYANKNVVIIPTHPMFGPSAPSLFGQVIILTPLERHKNTEWFKKVYNFLKKEGAKIIITTPEKHDRIMAVVQGLTHFSFISLAYTLKELNVDIKESRKYSSPVYELMLSIIARIIGQNPYLYADIQMFNKRIGEIHKTFINCCLELSNVVKNKDREKFVKIMKEAAKHFGSEAKRGVYYSDKAIFALTNELNRLVDMIGEEVAIRNIDSNNVHFGILKGVDGDYLILDKNGKLEKFNVLRVEVFDGEKLKELKKRYLKRIYFDVSVLLKDNVDENTILDLLKSKFDIEIIDVYKGENIEKGWKSVTFRIFGYKKDELREKEKEFIKIIKNIGGKLRY, from the coding sequence ATGATAATCTCTATTATTGGAGGTACTGATGGCTTAGGTAAATGGTTTGCTAGATATTTAAAAGGAAAAGGTTTTGATGTTATAGTTACAGGAAGGGATGTTGAGAAGGGAAAAAAAGTGGAAAGAGAGTTAGGAGTTAAATTTATTAATGATAACATAGAGGCTGCAAAAAAAGCGGATATTGTGATAATAGCTGTTCCTATTAATGTTACAGAGAAAGTCATTAAAGAAGTGGCTCCACATGTTAGAGATGGCTGTTTATTAATGGACATTACTTCAATAAAAGAGATTCCTACAAAAGCTATGGAAGAGTATGCTAATAAAAATGTTGTTATTATCCCTACACATCCAATGTTTGGTCCTTCAGCTCCATCTTTATTTGGCCAAGTAATAATTTTAACTCCATTGGAGAGGCATAAAAATACTGAATGGTTTAAGAAGGTCTATAATTTTTTGAAAAAAGAGGGAGCAAAGATAATAATAACTACCCCTGAGAAACATGATAGAATAATGGCAGTTGTTCAAGGGTTAACCCACTTTTCTTTTATAAGTTTAGCATATACTTTAAAAGAGTTGAATGTAGATATAAAAGAGTCAAGAAAATATTCTTCTCCAGTTTATGAACTTATGTTATCAATAATAGCAAGAATAATTGGTCAAAATCCATATTTATATGCAGATATTCAAATGTTTAACAAAAGAATTGGAGAGATCCATAAAACTTTTATAAACTGTTGTTTAGAGCTTAGCAATGTAGTTAAAAATAAAGATAGAGAAAAATTTGTCAAAATAATGAAAGAAGCAGCTAAACATTTTGGATCTGAAGCTAAGAGAGGAGTTTATTATTCTGATAAAGCAATATTTGCTTTAACTAATGAACTAAATAGATTAGTGGATATGATAGGTGAAGAAGTAGCTATTAGAAATATTGATTCTAACAATGTACATTTTGGGATATTAAAAGGGGTAGATGGGGATTATCTTATATTGGATAAGAATGGAAAATTAGAGAAATTTAATGTTCTTAGGGTAGAGGTATTTGATGGAGAAAAATTAAAAGAGCTAAAAAAGAGATATTTAAAAAGAATCTATTTTGATGTATCTGTATTATTAAAGGATAATGTTGATGAGAATACAATATTAGATTTATTAAAAAGTAAGTTTGATATTGAGATTATTGATGTATATAAGGGAGAAAATATTGAAAAAGGTTGGAAAAGTGTAACATTTAGAATATTTGGATATAAAAAAGATGAGTTAAGAGAAAAAGAGAAAGAATTTATTAAAATAATTAAAAACATTGGAGGAAAACTTAGATATTAA
- a CDS encoding DUF4040 domain-containing protein translates to MEIIHYIVILLMLLSSLAALLQKDLIKSIILSGFSGLCLAYLYYALLAPDVALTEAILGGAILPALFAFTIRRTERFED, encoded by the coding sequence TTGGAAATAATACACTATATTGTAATATTATTAATGCTATTGTCAAGTTTAGCAGCACTATTACAAAAAGATCTAATCAAATCTATAATTCTTTCAGGATTTTCTGGCTTGTGTTTGGCTTATCTCTACTATGCTCTCTTAGCTCCTGATGTAGCTTTAACTGAAGCTATCTTAGGAGGTGCAATACTTCCAGCCCTCTTTGCTTTTACAATAAGAAGAACAGAGAGATTTGAAGATTAA
- a CDS encoding selenium metabolism-associated LysR family transcriptional regulator: MDPKVSYFQTFIIAAKTKSFSKAAKRLGITQGTVSNHIAALEKFFDAQLFLRTPEGVDLTPEGEILFERAEKILDLINEAKMLMRAIHENPEGVIRIYASTTPGEHVLPSIIKEYKNQYKNVDFEITITDSKNCYKALEEGLADIIAVGYLKNENYDYTIIGKDRLVLIVPPNHPFTKREYVRLEDILKEDFIDREEGSGTRETFIKALNEKGYSIMDLNIVMRLGSSSAVITAVSEGYGISIVSEIPAKKAENAGLVKIVPIVDFDVVRYLYLIKSKRPKNPSAVKSFWEFVNR; encoded by the coding sequence ATGGATCCAAAGGTCAGTTATTTTCAAACATTTATTATTGCTGCTAAAACAAAAAGTTTTTCTAAAGCTGCAAAAAGGTTAGGTATAACACAAGGTACAGTTAGTAACCATATTGCAGCTTTAGAAAAATTCTTTGATGCACAGCTTTTTTTAAGAACTCCTGAAGGTGTTGATCTAACTCCTGAAGGTGAAATACTTTTTGAGAGAGCTGAAAAGATATTAGATTTAATAAATGAAGCTAAAATGTTAATGAGAGCCATACATGAAAATCCTGAAGGGGTTATTAGAATATATGCATCAACAACACCAGGAGAGCATGTATTACCATCAATTATAAAAGAGTATAAGAATCAATATAAAAATGTTGATTTTGAGATAACAATAACTGACTCTAAAAACTGTTATAAAGCATTGGAGGAGGGGTTGGCTGATATAATAGCAGTAGGGTATTTAAAGAATGAAAATTATGATTATACTATTATAGGGAAAGATAGACTTGTGCTAATTGTCCCACCAAATCATCCTTTTACTAAAAGAGAGTATGTGAGATTAGAAGATATATTAAAAGAAGATTTTATAGATAGAGAGGAAGGTTCAGGAACTAGGGAGACATTTATAAAAGCTTTGAATGAAAAGGGATATTCTATAATGGATCTAAATATAGTTATGAGACTTGGTAGTAGTTCAGCAGTAATTACAGCTGTCTCTGAAGGGTATGGTATTAGTATAGTTTCAGAAATTCCTGCTAAGAAAGCTGAAAATGCAGGATTGGTTAAGATTGTGCCTATAGTTGATTTTGATGTTGTTAGATATCTATATTTAATAAAAAGTAAACGACCAAAAAATCCCAGTGCTGTTAAATCATTTTGGGAGTTTGTAAATAGGTGA
- the asd gene encoding aspartate-semialdehyde dehydrogenase yields the protein MKIKVGVLGATGLVGQRFVQLLADHPMFSLEVLAASERSAGKTYKEACNWYLSEGMPESVKDMTVIKTDPKAKEFEDVDIVFSALPSDLAKELEPKFAEDKLVFSNASAYRMEEDVPLIIPEVNEDHFALIDIQRDNRKWDGAIITNPNCSTICLCITLKPIMDNFGLESVFVSTMQAVSGAGYNGVPSMGILDNIIPYIKKEEEKMETESLKILGKFEDNKVKFADFKVSASCHRVPVIDGHLEAIFVKTSEGAEPEEIKEVMEKFDPLKDLDLPTYAKPIVIKEEEDRPQPRLDRNTGKGMSIVVGRIRKDKIFDVKYLALEHNTIRGAAGASVLNAELYVKKYL from the coding sequence ATGAAAATAAAAGTAGGAGTTCTTGGAGCTACAGGTTTGGTAGGACAAAGATTTGTTCAACTTTTGGCAGACCATCCAATGTTTTCATTAGAAGTCTTAGCAGCATCAGAGAGAAGTGCAGGTAAGACTTATAAAGAAGCTTGCAATTGGTATTTAAGTGAAGGGATGCCTGAAAGTGTTAAAGATATGACTGTTATAAAAACTGATCCTAAAGCCAAAGAGTTTGAGGATGTGGATATTGTATTTTCAGCTTTACCATCAGATTTAGCTAAAGAGTTAGAACCTAAATTTGCTGAAGATAAGTTAGTTTTTTCCAATGCTTCAGCTTATAGGATGGAAGAAGATGTCCCATTAATTATCCCAGAAGTTAATGAAGACCATTTTGCTTTAATAGATATTCAAAGAGATAATAGAAAATGGGATGGAGCAATTATAACAAATCCTAATTGTTCAACTATCTGTTTATGTATAACATTAAAACCCATAATGGATAATTTTGGATTAGAAAGTGTTTTTGTTTCAACAATGCAAGCTGTTAGTGGTGCTGGTTATAATGGAGTTCCATCAATGGGGATATTGGATAATATAATTCCTTATATTAAAAAAGAAGAAGAAAAAATGGAAACTGAATCTCTTAAAATATTGGGTAAATTTGAAGATAATAAAGTTAAATTTGCAGATTTTAAAGTTTCTGCATCATGCCATAGAGTTCCTGTTATTGATGGACATTTAGAAGCAATATTTGTTAAAACTTCAGAGGGTGCTGAACCAGAAGAAATTAAAGAGGTTATGGAGAAATTTGATCCATTAAAAGATTTAGATTTGCCTACTTATGCTAAGCCAATAGTTATTAAAGAAGAAGAAGATAGACCACAACCAAGATTAGACAGAAATACAGGAAAAGGGATGAGTATAGTTGTTGGTAGAATAAGAAAAGATAAAATTTTTGATGTCAAATACTTAGCTTTAGAGCATAATACAATAAGAGGAGCTGCAGGAGCTAGTGTCTTAAATGCTGAGCTATATGTTAAGAAATACTTATAA
- the pyrC gene encoding dihydroorotase has translation MILKNCKIVKEDRIVEADIIIDGEKIKKIGKCINENDKCIDLKDYFVFPGVIDAHVHLRWRSKKEGFYSGSLAAINGGVCFVIDMPNDNPPIINKELFYEKLKEAKKQLVNIFLNFGVTDENYKLTLREAKAYKIFMVKSVGELYIRNYSKLKEILREDKLFCIHAEHKDIIEENYKKFSLNDWSDHCKVRCKKAEIEAIKIILNNLSRAKVHFCHVSTKEGLEVLKDKPVTVEVTPHHLYLNCDMANELKGLGKVNPPLRDKEDNIALIKALNDRVDIIASDHAPHLLEEKMKDVKNCPSGIPGLETLIPMTLNLVNSGYISLYTAAKLLSYNPSRIFNIDNGIREGNYANLTIVDIKKEGKIDVDLFKSKAKFSPFEGYKVRGFPIYTIVNGKFYESYGYYL, from the coding sequence ATGATATTAAAAAACTGTAAAATAGTTAAAGAAGATAGAATTGTTGAAGCTGATATAATAATAGATGGGGAAAAAATAAAGAAGATAGGAAAATGTATAAATGAAAATGATAAATGTATAGATCTAAAAGATTATTTTGTTTTTCCAGGGGTTATAGATGCACATGTACATTTGAGATGGAGAAGTAAAAAAGAGGGTTTTTATAGTGGATCATTAGCAGCAATAAATGGAGGGGTTTGTTTTGTTATAGATATGCCAAATGACAATCCACCAATTATAAATAAAGAACTTTTTTATGAAAAATTAAAAGAAGCTAAAAAACAGTTAGTAAATATATTTTTAAACTTTGGAGTAACTGATGAAAATTATAAATTAACATTAAGAGAGGCTAAAGCTTATAAAATATTTATGGTTAAATCTGTTGGAGAATTGTATATAAGAAATTACAGCAAATTAAAAGAAATATTAAGAGAAGATAAACTTTTTTGTATTCATGCAGAACATAAAGATATAATTGAAGAGAATTATAAAAAATTTTCATTAAATGATTGGAGTGACCATTGTAAAGTGAGATGTAAAAAAGCTGAAATTGAAGCTATAAAAATAATTTTAAATAATCTATCAAGAGCTAAAGTTCATTTTTGTCATGTGTCAACAAAAGAGGGTTTAGAAGTATTAAAAGATAAACCTGTAACTGTTGAAGTTACCCCTCATCATTTATATCTAAACTGTGATATGGCTAATGAATTGAAAGGATTGGGTAAAGTAAATCCTCCTTTGAGAGATAAAGAAGATAATATTGCCTTAATAAAAGCTTTAAATGATAGGGTAGATATTATAGCCTCAGATCATGCTCCACACTTGTTAGAAGAAAAGATGAAAGATGTAAAAAACTGCCCTTCAGGAATTCCAGGCTTAGAGACTTTAATCCCAATGACTTTAAATTTAGTTAATAGTGGTTATATATCCCTCTATACTGCTGCTAAATTACTATCTTACAACCCCTCAAGAATCTTTAATATAGATAATGGTATTAGAGAAGGTAATTACGCTAACTTAACAATAGTTGATATAAAGAAAGAAGGTAAAATAGATGTTGATTTATTTAAATCAAAAGCTAAATTTTCTCCATTTGAGGGATATAAGGTTAGGGGTTTCCCTATATATACAATTGTTAATGGAAAATTTTATGAAAGCTATGGTTATTATTTATAA
- a CDS encoding cupin domain-containing protein: MKVNVKDVKAFITKDGSIIRELIHPKFANSKQSLALAEVPINGKTLLHRHKTSEEIYFILEGKGKMILDNKEFEIEMGDTILIPPNTKHKVINTGDKPLKILCASYPAYSDNDTELLE, encoded by the coding sequence ATGAAGGTTAATGTTAAAGATGTTAAAGCCTTTATAACAAAAGATGGATCCATAATTAGAGAGTTAATCCATCCAAAGTTTGCCAATTCTAAGCAGAGTTTAGCTTTAGCAGAAGTCCCTATAAATGGAAAAACATTATTACATAGGCACAAAACATCGGAAGAAATTTATTTTATTTTAGAAGGTAAAGGAAAGATGATATTAGATAATAAAGAGTTTGAAATAGAAATGGGTGATACAATTTTAATTCCTCCAAATACAAAGCATAAAGTTATAAATACAGGAGATAAACCCCTAAAAATTTTATGTGCTAGCTACCCTGCATACTCAGATAATGATACGGAGTTGTTAGAATGA
- a CDS encoding helix-turn-helix domain-containing protein yields the protein MFKKLEIIERAILLNPRYIQSFRKKLKITQSRLAKESGISQSHLSMLEKGKREASELIAAAITYGLLKCFSEKSKNPIIELLDTLSLLKFEDAFAELVNNIIKENDIKYIRNIDGFPVIIIDKDSLINEMKKRLKVINLEKIEISRGKIKAFGKHIDSYVDIILDCSDIRRLEKKCSEKTKKNIIIQSFPKEEVPPIYGVKRDCVIIHCW from the coding sequence ATGTTTAAAAAATTAGAGATTATTGAGAGAGCTATATTGTTAAATCCAAGATACATTCAATCATTTAGAAAAAAATTAAAAATTACTCAATCAAGATTAGCTAAAGAGAGTGGAATTAGCCAATCTCATTTAAGTATGCTTGAAAAAGGGAAAAGAGAAGCTAGTGAGTTAATAGCTGCTGCTATAACTTATGGACTATTAAAATGTTTTTCAGAAAAATCTAAAAACCCCATTATTGAACTTTTAGATACCCTATCTCTACTAAAATTTGAAGATGCTTTTGCAGAGTTAGTTAATAATATTATTAAAGAGAATGATATAAAGTATATAAGAAATATAGATGGTTTTCCTGTCATAATAATTGATAAAGATAGTCTTATAAATGAAATGAAAAAAAGATTAAAAGTTATTAATTTAGAAAAAATAGAAATAAGTAGGGGAAAAATTAAAGCTTTTGGAAAACATATTGATAGTTATGTTGACATTATTTTAGACTGTTCAGACATAAGGAGATTAGAAAAAAAATGTTCAGAAAAAACAAAGAAAAACATTATTATACAATCATTTCCAAAAGAAGAAGTTCCACCAATTTATGGAGTGAAAAGAGACTGTGTAATAATACACTGCTGGTGA
- the ehaA gene encoding energy-converting NiFe hydrogenase A subunit EhaA: protein MGYILAIIVSMIFAYLFKLPLIPKSKFSFQTSIIFPTPIIALGFYVIFKYLFFDSISFSIISGIIGAVFAKYSNKIFGVCND from the coding sequence ATGGGGTATATTTTAGCTATAATAGTTTCAATGATATTTGCTTATTTATTTAAACTTCCACTAATTCCAAAAAGTAAATTCAGTTTTCAGACATCTATAATTTTTCCCACTCCAATAATAGCTTTAGGATTTTATGTAATATTCAAATACTTATTTTTTGATAGCATTTCCTTTTCAATTATATCTGGCATTATAGGAGCAGTTTTTGCAAAGTATTCTAATAAAATTTTTGGTGTTTGTAATGATTGA
- a CDS encoding DUF2109 domain-containing protein: MEEIIYIIAILMLIRIFLERSRERKLLYLCCLSFCISALIALYVKSPMGGIVAITFFVCSTLSSNAIAYTLAQVKDSER; this comes from the coding sequence ATGGAAGAGATAATTTATATAATAGCAATATTAATGCTTATCAGAATATTTTTAGAAAGAAGTAGAGAAAGAAAGCTATTATATCTTTGCTGCCTTTCATTCTGTATATCTGCTTTAATAGCTTTATATGTAAAATCTCCTATGGGTGGAATTGTAGCTATTACCTTTTTTGTCTGCTCAACACTCTCGTCTAATGCAATAGCTTATACTTTAGCTCAAGTAAAAGATTCAGAAAGGTGA
- a CDS encoding DUF2108 domain-containing protein: MIEYIASLCCVLGAIGVIFYKNPINKIILLSLIEIGVILFIVYYYYLDIALITSLTEPICTVILLIGYMKYLSMVKSKKKYGRELPILTK, from the coding sequence ATGATAGAGTATATAGCATCACTTTGTTGTGTATTAGGAGCAATAGGAGTTATTTTTTATAAAAATCCTATAAATAAGATAATATTGCTTTCCCTAATTGAGATTGGAGTAATTTTGTTTATTGTTTATTATTATTATTTAGATATTGCTCTAATAACCTCTTTGACAGAGCCTATATGTACAGTAATTTTATTAATTGGTTATATGAAATACCTATCCATGGTTAAAAGCAAAAAGAAATATGGTAGAGAACTACCCATATTAACAAAGTGA
- a CDS encoding EhaE family protein has protein sequence MIILYISYFLLIFGTLGALVGYDTKDPLIRFLNLEVVNMGVCLAFLAYDMALALMTFIAVNTILTIIFVRSIILYKKLEDE, from the coding sequence ATGATAATTTTATACATAAGCTACTTCCTTTTGATATTTGGCACATTAGGAGCATTGGTTGGATATGATACAAAAGATCCATTAATTAGATTTTTAAACTTAGAAGTAGTTAATATGGGAGTTTGTCTAGCATTTTTAGCCTATGATATGGCATTAGCGTTAATGACGTTTATAGCAGTTAATACTATCCTAACTATAATATTTGTTAGATCAATAATATTATACAAAAAATTAGAGGATGAATAA
- a CDS encoding EhaF family protein, translating to MIGKIWNYLSKPEVVPRIFALFLAIFLLFGFFNHYYKIPNQLYPKPKPHSQILKTPLAPYDRNIVKAQYPNYLKNLGKITSYLTPIAEFIKDKTYFFGTTIVSTPGGILDEILYYTRGMDTVLESTVLLISFMIFSWMFFHRR from the coding sequence ATGATTGGGAAAATTTGGAATTATCTTTCAAAGCCTGAAGTAGTTCCAAGAATATTTGCATTGTTTTTAGCTATATTTTTATTATTTGGATTTTTTAATCATTACTACAAAATTCCTAATCAACTCTATCCAAAGCCTAAACCTCATTCTCAAATATTAAAAACTCCTTTAGCCCCATATGATAGAAACATTGTCAAAGCTCAATATCCAAACTATTTAAAAAACTTAGGAAAAATTACATCTTATCTTACTCCAATAGCTGAATTTATCAAAGATAAAACATATTTTTTTGGAACTACTATTGTTTCTACCCCAGGAGGGATTTTAGATGAAATATTATATTATACCAGAGGTATGGATACAGTTTTAGAAAGTACTGTTCTATTAATATCATTTATGATATTCTCATGGATGTTTTTCCATAGGAGGTGA